The region TGTTTCAGATTCGCCCTGGCCGTATACAGCCTGGACTTAACGGTTCCCTCCAGACATCCCATGATACCTGCTATCTCCCTGACGGACATCTGATTAAAATAGTACAGGACAACGGCTGTCCTCTGTTTCACCGGAAGATTCCTGATTGCCTTATAAAGCTCCTTTTCCCGGGAGCGCATCATAACTTCCTCCAGCACTGAGGCTGTTTCAGGTTCTTCCTTCCCAAACACCTCTTCCATCGGCTGTTCTTTCCTGTTCTTCCTGCAATACCGCCAGGCTTCCCTGGTAAGGGTCTTATAAAGCCAGTTCCCAAAAGATTCCGGTTCTTTGATTTTCTTTCGGTTCATCCAGCACAGCACAAAGGTCTCCTGAACAATATCCTCGCTGTCTGCATGACTTCCGGATATGAGATATGCCACGCGCAGTATCCTGGGATAATAATATTCCATCAACCGGTCAAATGCCCGGCTGTCTCCCTCCGCCATACGGAGTACCAGACCTGCCGTCTCCTGCTCCATGTCCATCCACTCCTTCCATGGTCCGTCTCTTATTTGGAACCACCTATATATGGAACCATTATATATCCCTTCTGGCATAACTGCCAGAAGGTGTTGTTAATCGGTGCACCTGCTATATAGAGAAGATTGGGCAGCAAATGGTTCATTTTATTTTGAATCTTTTTTGAATTTGCTCCATTTTCATTCCGCGTCCTGATAAACGGTGAATAACCCCTTATAAAAGTAAGGTTTATGCTTGTCAGAACAGATTATGTCATGTAGAATAATACTGCTGAGAGAAAAGGAGTTTTTGATAATATGAGCATTTTAAACGTAGAACATTTAAGCCACGGTTTTGGGGACCGGGCTATTTTTCAGGATGTTTCCTTCCGCCTGTTAAAGGGGGAGCACATTGGCCTGATTGGGGCGAACGGAGAGGGAAAATCCACCTTTATGAACATCATTACCGGCAAGCTCATGCCTGACGAAGGCAAGGTGGAGTGGGCAAAAAACGTGAGGGCCGGTTATCTGGACCAGCATGCGGTGCTGGAAAAGGGCATGACCATTCGTGATGTGTTAAAGAGCGCTTTTGCCTTCCTCTTTGAGATGGAAGAACATATGAACCAGATTTGCGATAAGATGGGTGAAGCCGGCGAGGATGAGATGACCGCCATGATGGATGAGCTGGGAACCATACAGGATCTTCTCATGGCCCATGATTTTTATATCATTGATTCCAAGGTGGATGAGGTGGGACGCGCCCTTGGCCTGGCTGACATAGGACTGGACAAGGACGTGACAGAGCTCTCCGGGGGACAGCGCACCAAGGTGCTTTTAGGCAAGCTTCTTCTGGAAAAGCCGGACATTCTGCTGTTGGACGAGCCTACCAACTATCTGGATGTACAGCACATAGACTGGCTGAAACGCTACTTGCAGGAGTATGAAAATGCCTTCATCCTCATTTCCCATGACATACCCTTCCTCAACAGTGTCATCAACCTGATTTATCATATGGAAAACCAGAGGCTTGACCGCTATGTGGGGGATTATAACAAATTCCAGGAAGTATACGCTGTAAAGAAGTCCCAGCTGGAGGCCGCCTATAAGCGACAGCAGCAGGAAATAGCGGAGCTGGAGGATTTCGTGGCCAGGAACAAGGCCAGGGTCGCCACCAGGAACATGGCCATGTCCCGCCAGAAAAAGCTGGATAAGATGGACGTCATTGAACTTGCCAGGGAAAAACCCAGGCCGGAGTTCCATTTTCTGGAAGCCCGTACTCCCGGTAAATATATCTTTGAGACAAAGGATTTAATTATCGGTTATGACGAGCCGCTGTCGCGTCCTCTCAATCTGGTCATGGAGAGGGGCCAGAAAATCGTGCTGGTAGGCGCCAACGGTATCGGCAAGACCACGCTGTTAAAGAGCATACTGGGCCTTACGCCTGCCCTAAGCGGCACCGTGGAGCTGGGCGACTACCTGTCCACCGGTTACTTTGAGCAGGAGATGGCTCCCGGCAATACTACCACCTGCCTTCAGGAAATATGGAACGAATTTCCCGCCTATACACAGTACCAGGTCCGCTCCGCCCTGGCAAAATGCGGCCTGACCACGGAGCACATCGAAAGCCAGGTCAGGGTGCTCAGCGGAGGCGAACAGGCCAAGGTCAGGCTCTGTAAGCTGATTAACCGCGAATCCAATGTGCTCCTGTTAGACGAGCCCACCAACCACCTGGATGTGGATGCAAAGGATGAACTGAAACGGGCCCTTAAGGAATATAAGGGCAGCATCCTGCTAATCTGCCATGAACCTGAATTTTTTGAGGGATTGGCAACCGATGTGTGGGATTGTAGGGAATGGGCGCTGAGGCTGTCCTAGAGTGTGTCTGAGGTAAAAACAAAAAGCAGGCCATGAAAAGACAAGTGTGGACCAGATAATCCATCCTTACTTCACTCAAAAAGAGACTGCTGCCGATTTCCAGGTCTCTGAAACCGGAAGGACCGGCCCTGAGCCTGGCAATATTGATTTTCAATATGCAGGTTAAGATTTTGCATGATATTTTTAGGCATATTATAAATGATTCCAAAAGACTGGTTTTAGCATGTTTCACACTGCTTTTACCAGTCTTTCTTTTAAAGTTTAACTCCGCCGCAGAAGAACATTCCTGGTATTTTCTCCTGCCTTGGCTGTATAACATGATTTTACATAGCACATCCTCGCATTCATGCCCCATTTCCTTCCATTCGCGGACAAATTCCACACTTCTCCCCGATCAATGCTATAATGGAACCATCAGTACTGAGTACAGCGGCATACCGGGAAACCGCATCATTCTCACTGAAAGGAGCTGCACCCATGAAGCTTAACTGGAAAACCATATTAAAAAGGACAGGTATCATACTGCTGTCCACACTGCTCTTTGCCCTGTGCTCCGGCCTTCTCTACATCACAAAGATGGCCGGCTCCATCCACATTACACGGCCGGAGGACGAACCGGAACTGGCCTCTGCCATGACCAATGAAAACCTGGACACAGAAACCCGGGAAAAACTGGGCGGATACTGGACCATTGCTGTCTTTGGCGTGGACAGCCGCAACGGGAAGCTTGGAAAAGATAATAATGCCGACGTACAGATGCTGTGCTCCATCAACAGAGACACAGGTGAAATACGCCTTGTATCATTATACCGCGACACCCTCCTGATGAATGACACCGCAAACAACGGATACGGAAAGCTGAACCAATCCTACTTTCTCCAGGGCCCATCCGGCAATATCTCAGCCATCAACACCAACCTGGACATGAAGGTGGAGGACTTTGTATCCTTTAACTGGAACAGCGCGGCTGATGCCATCAACCTTCTGGGCGGCGTGGACATAGAGCTGTCCAAGGCGGAATTCTATTATATCAATGCCTTCATCACGGAGACTGTGGACACCACAGGAATCCCCTCCACCCATCTGGACGGGCCCGGCATGCAGCATCTGGACGGTGTTCAGGCTGTTGCCTATATGCGCCTGAGACAGATGGACACTGATTTTAAGAGGACCGAACGGCAGCGGTCTGTCACTCAGCAGGTCTTTGACAAGGCCAGAAAGGCAGATATCGCCACCCTGATTCAGGTATTCCATACAGTTGCGCCTCAAATCATGACCAGCATAAGTGAGGAAGAGTTTATGGAAATTGCATATAATATTAAAGATTATCACATCAGCGGTACGGCCGGATTTCCTTTTGAACAGACCACCGCAAACCTGGGCAAGATAGGCAGCGTGGTCATTCCCAGCACGCTGGAATCCAATGTGGAAGAACTGCACCGTTTCCTGTACGGCAATGATACCTACATCTGCTCCGGTCAGGTTCAGGACATCAGCAGAGAAATCATAAAACGTGCTGTGAAAAATTAAGGAGATATGAGTATGATACGAATTGCTGTCTGTGACGATGAGCGCTGCTTTACAGAGCAGATTGACCATATTATCGCATATCATGCCAGGGACATTACCCCGCCCCCGGAAACAGTCCTTTACACCAGCAGCGGCCAGCTGCTTTACGATGTGGAGGAGGGCGCCCACTTTGACCTTCTGCTGCTGGATATTGAAATGCCGGAAAAGGACGGGATGTGCCTGGCCGCATCTCTGCGCCGCCATCTTCCCATGGCCCTGATTATTTTCATCACCTCCCACACCCAGTACGCGGTAAAGGCATATGAACTGTCTGTTTTCCGCTACATTCCCAAGTCTGAGATGGAAACCTGCCTGCCCCTGGCCCTTAAGGATGCCTGCCGGATTTTAAAGCAAAGCTCTTCAGATACTTATATCATCGAATCAGCCAGGCGGATTCAGAAAATAGCCGTGGAGGATATCATCTATGTCTATAAGCAGCAGAAATATTCCGTAATAGCCGCAAAAGCCGTGGAGATTCCTGTGCGAAAACCACTGGCCCAGGTACTGGAGGAGCTGGACCATACAGGCAGTTTTCTCATGGTGGAACGGGGCTATATCGTGAACCTGTTTCATGTGGAGAAACTGGAGGGCGAACAGATTTACCTGGACAACGGCTCTGCCCTTCCGGTCAGCCGGAACCGCCTTAAGGAAACCCGTGAAGCCATAACAAAGTATTGGAGGAAAATGCTATGACCATGAACCACTGGTATCAGTCCATGTACCAGATGTTTGAATTATGTTCAGACTTCATTGAAGCGTGGCTCTGCTATGGCTTCGTGGGGCTGTTCCTGCCGGATCGGCTCCGTGGAAAGGTGCCGTTTTTTATCCTGTCCCTGGTCCTGGTGGGCTCTGTCCGGGCCATGGATATACTGGGCATGGACCCTATGATATCCACTCTTTGGTTTGTATTTTATATCTGTATGACCACGGTGGTGCTGTTCCAGGTGAATCTGTTTTATGCCGTATCCCTTGTAAGCTTTTATATCCTGTGCCTCTATGTGATCAATTATTTCTGTATGTCCGTTATGGGGGTCATTGCCGGCAACCGTCAGTTTGCGCAGTTCATTCTGAGCCAGTTGTCCCTGCTTCGCTGTATTTATCTGGCTGCGGATACCGCGCTCCTGCTTTTATTATATATGCTTATCAGACACGCCTTTAAGGGCGGGCTGCTCTACAGTCCGCGGATGCTGTTCGCCATTTCCCTACTGGGCATCCTGGGTATTACCTTCCTGTCAGCGGTCACCCTTCAGGATATTTCCGTGATTACCCTGTTCAGCTGGAGCCTGTGCCTTATCATGGTGCTGTGCTTTATCTTCCTCCTGCTCTTTTATTCTAATTACATGAAAGAGCATGAGCTCAGAAGCATCCTTGAACTGAAGGACCAGATGGTACGCCAGGAATATGAGATGGTCAAACAGCTGCAAAAGGAACAACAGTCCCTTTCCCATGACATGAAGAACCATCTTCTGGTCATGGATACCATGCTGAAGGAGGAAAAATACCAGGAAGC is a window of Enterocloster clostridioformis DNA encoding:
- a CDS encoding RNA polymerase sigma factor, translating into MEQETAGLVLRMAEGDSRAFDRLMEYYYPRILRVAYLISGSHADSEDIVQETFVLCWMNRKKIKEPESFGNWLYKTLTREAWRYCRKNRKEQPMEEVFGKEEPETASVLEEVMMRSREKELYKAIRNLPVKQRTAVVLYYFNQMSVREIAGIMGCLEGTVKSRLYTARANLKQELMEENRRVGREVTL
- a CDS encoding LytR/AlgR family response regulator transcription factor, encoding MIRIAVCDDERCFTEQIDHIIAYHARDITPPPETVLYTSSGQLLYDVEEGAHFDLLLLDIEMPEKDGMCLAASLRRHLPMALIIFITSHTQYAVKAYELSVFRYIPKSEMETCLPLALKDACRILKQSSSDTYIIESARRIQKIAVEDIIYVYKQQKYSVIAAKAVEIPVRKPLAQVLEELDHTGSFLMVERGYIVNLFHVEKLEGEQIYLDNGSALPVSRNRLKETREAITKYWRKML
- a CDS encoding ABC-F family ATP-binding cassette domain-containing protein, which translates into the protein MSILNVEHLSHGFGDRAIFQDVSFRLLKGEHIGLIGANGEGKSTFMNIITGKLMPDEGKVEWAKNVRAGYLDQHAVLEKGMTIRDVLKSAFAFLFEMEEHMNQICDKMGEAGEDEMTAMMDELGTIQDLLMAHDFYIIDSKVDEVGRALGLADIGLDKDVTELSGGQRTKVLLGKLLLEKPDILLLDEPTNYLDVQHIDWLKRYLQEYENAFILISHDIPFLNSVINLIYHMENQRLDRYVGDYNKFQEVYAVKKSQLEAAYKRQQQEIAELEDFVARNKARVATRNMAMSRQKKLDKMDVIELAREKPRPEFHFLEARTPGKYIFETKDLIIGYDEPLSRPLNLVMERGQKIVLVGANGIGKTTLLKSILGLTPALSGTVELGDYLSTGYFEQEMAPGNTTTCLQEIWNEFPAYTQYQVRSALAKCGLTTEHIESQVRVLSGGEQAKVRLCKLINRESNVLLLDEPTNHLDVDAKDELKRALKEYKGSILLICHEPEFFEGLATDVWDCREWALRLS
- a CDS encoding LCP family protein is translated as MKLNWKTILKRTGIILLSTLLFALCSGLLYITKMAGSIHITRPEDEPELASAMTNENLDTETREKLGGYWTIAVFGVDSRNGKLGKDNNADVQMLCSINRDTGEIRLVSLYRDTLLMNDTANNGYGKLNQSYFLQGPSGNISAINTNLDMKVEDFVSFNWNSAADAINLLGGVDIELSKAEFYYINAFITETVDTTGIPSTHLDGPGMQHLDGVQAVAYMRLRQMDTDFKRTERQRSVTQQVFDKARKADIATLIQVFHTVAPQIMTSISEEEFMEIAYNIKDYHISGTAGFPFEQTTANLGKIGSVVIPSTLESNVEELHRFLYGNDTYICSGQVQDISREIIKRAVKN
- a CDS encoding sensor histidine kinase, with protein sequence MTMNHWYQSMYQMFELCSDFIEAWLCYGFVGLFLPDRLRGKVPFFILSLVLVGSVRAMDILGMDPMISTLWFVFYICMTTVVLFQVNLFYAVSLVSFYILCLYVINYFCMSVMGVIAGNRQFAQFILSQLSLLRCIYLAADTALLLLLYMLIRHAFKGGLLYSPRMLFAISLLGILGITFLSAVTLQDISVITLFSWSLCLIMVLCFIFLLLFYSNYMKEHELRSILELKDQMVRQEYEMVKQLQKEQQSLSHDMKNHLLVMDTMLKEEKYQEARNYIGQLGIPLERLAPSIWTGTSTLDVLLNHTRNRCGQSHITFTVQADAVDLRPMKDQDICSLFANLLDNAYEAARAMPDGQGWILFKMRKAREMLFIDLSNPSPEPPRVKNGAIISRKQDGRLHGLGLNRASATAREYGGQLTYGYDGGVFTASISFLGGVKGKAK